DNA from Danio aesculapii chromosome 10, fDanAes4.1, whole genome shotgun sequence:
GAGGCCGATATGTTATCGAACCCAGCTGCCCCTCAGCTCCTGCTGGCCCCGAATCCCTCTGTGAAATAGATTAGATCTCACTCTGGACACAAGTGGGCACCTATTTTCCACTGTGTTTGTCAATAGGGTCTTTCATTGAATGATGGTTAAGGTACTTTTGTGTATTACtgcatctgtttgtttgttgtaccCTCTGTGTAACCGATTTAATCTATTCTACAGCCTTTAATGAAAAGGGAGTGACAGAAATGACCATGCAGAGGATGAAGTCGATATTGTCTGTGACTGCAGTTTGCTCAGTACCATTAGATTGTCCATTAAAATATGTCATTATGCATTGCTTATATCTCAGAAATTAGATATAAACATGGGAAAGAAGGCAAGAGGCCtttaaatggcaaaaataatCAGAAAATTCATTAGAACATCAGCAAATTGTTGGGCAGTCAGTGAGAGCAATCTGTTTTGCAGTAAGTCTTCCACACTTATTTTGAACAgttgtgtaaaaaatatatatatatttctctttttttaacaattttgacTTTGGGTTTTCTTTTATGTTCAGTTATCCTTATTTCTGGTGTATTACATCACttgcatttgtgttttttattactaGTGTACTATATCAGAAGTTTCACCAAAGCTTTTTGGCAGTAATTGTTCTAACCGAAGATTAATGTTGTGTTTTTCTAAAGTTTATTTCATGGAAACATGTGATCCCGAAATGACAACCGAGATTACAATGAGAGCACTGTTCCTAAATATAGTTTAATATCTTAATTATCTTCAAAGTTTGCCTGAAATGTCAAGCTCGTTTTGAGACAGACCTCGCTTTTGTGAGATTTATGGTGGAGAGGTTTTTAGGTTTTTGAGGATGATTTACTTTTTCTTCTGACATTTGTTTGGATCCACGAACTACAGCTAATCGGCTGGATTAATGAAGAACCAGCAGGCATTTCGCCGCGGTCACTGAGGAACTTGTGCTCTGATTTACACTTTAAATAGACGTATATAATGCAGTTTTTCGTAATTTATCGGCTTGACGTAAATACTAAATAGATTTTTGTGGGGACCAGACCGCGTCCTAACTTGATTTCCTAATAACAGCCGGTAGAGGAAGCGAGGGTGTGCGCGTTCACGGAGAATGGGGTCGCGCGTCTCAAGAGCGGAGACGCTCCGTGACGTTCATTCATTTACCACTCAAAAACATAACTCACGGTAACATGATGCCTTTCAGCCCGTTCAGGATACAAGAACATACGGTGTGCATCCGACCTAATGTCAAATGTAAGTAAAATACTTCTGCTTTTATAGGTCACTCTAAGTTTGCGCGTTTAAATGTGTGTTATTCATTGGGTTTTTTTACCTTGCTGACCTTGTTCGTTATTTTGTAATTCGTATTTGAGTGATAACAAGAAATGTCGCCATAGGTGTTATTAGGTTATTTTCCAAATTCATATACATATGCCAACGCAACAATAGTCTGTTAGCTACGTTTACAATTAACtaatttttgtaataaattataattcataaatgatataatatataccGTATCATATAATTcatgaactgtattttattataaaaatattataaatcattATGTTTTCCACATATGTTCTAACAAGTTTCAGCTATCAAACAGCTGTGTAGCAACCTTTGAGTAAGTTTAGAGAAAAAGAGCATTTTAGTACTTTCTTTTTATACTGTGAGAAATAactcaataagtaatttaattacttgactcagTACTGATTAGATTCTCTTTAAGTCTTAATACATAGACatcagaaattaaatttaattattaaacaaaattcaACATGGCccttttgctttatttaaaaaaaaataacacttaagaaatgttaatatttgtatatttcataTGCATACGGATattcatgtaaaatattaaagGTTCAACATAATGACACTGTCTTTTATATATACAATGTCATTAACTTcttcagttcctttttttctaAAACATGTGCAACTACCAtgataaatgttatgttttttaaaaacatttattgtaatataaggcaagtatattataaataactaattaaattgcTTACAAAGTAAAGTAATTCTTTAGTTTTTCAGCAGAAAATTACAATCAATAAATTTCACTAGCTACTTCGTAACAAATGACACCCAACACTAAGTGCATGCATGTACTGAATAGACTATGCACTGTGTGTTAAAATGTGAGAATATCAAGAAGATATGCAAATGCATTTTTTCATATGGGATATAATGTAACATAtatgctatattatattttattaaaacatgttgTGTCCAAATATGATAATAgctattaaaaacacatttcttgCTTTGTACCTTTTGAGAACAATGTGCATTTTAGTACTTTCTTATTATACTGTGAGAAATAactcaataagtaatttaataactTGACTCAGTactgattaaaaatataatacaagtataaataaaatataatgtagcCCTATAAGCATTAATGGatagacaatagaaattaaactcttaattATTTAAACTGGAGTCAACATGACCTTTTAGGGTATTTAAAACACACCTAAGAAGTGTTAATCAATATTTGTATACTTTATGTTTGTGCATACATAGCATGTACattcatgtaaaatattaaacGTTTCAACATAATGACCATCttttattcataaaatgtaattaatttctgaaGTTTCTTTTTTAAAGCATGTGCAACTGACATGTGCAAATGTTATTGTTATAGAATTATTAGGCAAGTatattataaataactataaattgCTTACAAAGTAAAGTAATCCTTTACTTATTCAGCAGAATATTACaatcatttaattacagtaactacttAGTAAcaaattacacccaacactaAGTGCATGCATGTACTGAATAGACTGTTAAAATATGAGATTATCAAGAAGATATTCAAATGCATTTTTCCAGCTTATAGATAGTCCAATGAAAGAGTCAGGTGATTGCCCCGACAAATATGTGCTATAGAAAAATGAATGCATTCAATGTATCGCTTGTTCCTGATTGAACTGTTTCTCTTTCAGGACAGGGAAAATAATAGTGGATTGGGGTGATGCGGACAAAGAAAGATAAGAGGCCGCACAAGTCGGAATGACACAGGGTTTCCCTACAGCGACCTCATTTGTGCTGCTCTTCCTGATGGGATTTGGTAAGAATGCATGCTTGCTTTTAAAGAACAGATTATTCTGAAactcagtcaagtttgtttgATTTGTATGGAAAAGAagttttataaaaaagaaaagaaaaaactctCCTAATGAAATGTCTCGACCAAATAACTAACAGTGACTGTAGTGAGTAAAGAAACTACCTGCAGAGCAACAGGTGTAATAAAACTATTACACTTTCATTACATCCGTGGGGATCAGTACAAAGGCACAAATGTTCAGTTATGTCATCCAACTTTGTTAAAATCAAGGTCAGTGATTGGCAGTTTCAAGTGCACCATGGTAAATTGGGAGAGGAAAATGGAGGGAGGGGGAAGGGAGGGTCACTGAAGTTTCCTGCACTCTCTTCCCCTGGATGCATTTGTTTTTTCTGCAGGAAGTGACCCACACAGAACGCGCTTGTAAATCACAATGCCTCAAGTTCTCATACTACAGTAATAGACACAGTAGTTGAATTTCTCCTTAACTTGTATTAGTACTGAGAAGTCCTTTAACGTCAGTCTAGCTCAAAACCCACAACCAGAAAATCTGTggtaatggcaaagataaaccaAGGTATAATACAGCTTACCAAATTATTTGAGCTAttgtcatgattttttttgtggtttGCAGTTTGTCATGATGTAACATGCACTGTTCTAGGAATGGTGAGTTTTGTTTTTAAGATCAGTTCTTTGCTTTTTTTCCcccctattatttatttttcttctgacAGTCACAgtcaataaaagtaataataacagcAAAAAGGGGAAACAATTAGTTGTATTcaactttttttaatgattctGCTCAGTTTTGGCTTTAAATTAAACATAACATTTGCCTGTCAACAAAAAGGAGTGTCCGACCACCATAGAGGCTTGAGAATGGGCGGTTTAGACTTATATCAataaatgaccagctaaaatctACATACTTTTACAGACTGATTCAAAGACGATTCCGtggattaacaattttttttttaagttaagtggttgtaaacaatttatttgggctgtatttaaacaaacaaattaagttgaaagttactaaatttaatttgtttaaattcaacccatataaattttGCGGGAGGTGGCTCGggggctcagtggtaagcactgtcacctctcagcaagatggtcgctggtccCGGCTGGGTCCATTGCCATATCTGTGTgcaatttgcatgttctctctgcgttcgcatgggttttctccgggtgctccggtttcccccacattccaaagacatgtgcaaggtgaactgaataaactaaattggccatagtgtatgagtgtgaatgagtgcatatgggcgtttcccagtactgggttgcagctggaagggcatctgctgcgtaaaaatatgctggataagttggtggttcattccgctgtggcgacccctgataaataaagagactaagtcaaagaaaaatgaatgaattttgcagaaacaatttttttcagtgtaggaaaaGGGTAAATTTGTATTCAGGGTTTTAGATATGTGCTCAGACAGAGTATGGTCTTGATTCTGAACATGATATTTCATATAATCCTGCTAAGAGTGTGGTTATGATCTGCAGAACTAAAGACAAAAGTATACATTTTCCAGTTTAAGGCTGTCCAATGAGATTCCTATTGGGTGGAGGTCAGTAGTACACCCTATCAATCAGAGCTGTGGAGACATTGGTATTGCTCTATTTTGTAAATTGTTCTGTTTTTTCtgttatgtaatattattttttttctcttttcattttGAATGGGACTTTGAGTCTGTAATAAAGTTTAATTGAATGATTGAAGTTTTGTATTGGGCAAGATTGACTCTTCAATCATGTAAAAACtaatgtaaaatgtacagtaggcAGTAGATGTTTTACTTTTAGTCCATTTAATAGAACATAGTAACAGGACCGATACAAGGTATTCATCGTTTTTTTGCTTCTCAAGATTTTAATtggttttactttgtttttttttccccatagcAATGGCTGGTATCCAGCTATGGCCATCGATGCACATTGCCTTGAGCAATGCCAGTGTGTTTGTGGATTACAGCACTGAAAACAACCTTACTGACCACAGACTGACAGTGGAATTGATTGACGTGGACAGGAATGTTACAGTACTTACCAGGATGCTTCCATTCAACCAATCAGAAGGCTCAATGGAGTTCGACTGCTCCTGCTTTCTGTATGCTGGTAATTTCAGATTCAGACTGGAGCAGAAGCACGTCCTTGGTGTTTCTAACAGGAGTGCCATCTGGTGGTGGAGTCCGATTCTACATGTGCACTGGCCCACCTTTCACTTAGTTGTGGAAAGGGGCAGCAACAACCAGAGCTCCACTGACTTTAGGATTAGTGTGTACACTAATGACCACTTCCATCCATGTTCAAGCAGCAAAGCTTCAACTTTGTACCTTGACGTGAGCTACCTTGAACAAGTCCAGGTAGGAAGAACCACCTTTGAGAAGGTGCAGAATCGGATAAGACATAATATTAAAGTAGTCAGGTCTCAACATCTGGAAATGCCGTGTGCATCCCCTCTGACAGAGCGTGGCTACATTCAGATTTCCATAAAATCCCCTCACACCCAACAAGACATTAAATCATCTGGTCCTCTTTACCTGTCCAGCATCTTCTCCTACAAGCTTGTTGTAGATAATAGTTACAAAAGAGGTTGTGAAGGAGCAGTTTCTGTCCGCCGAATTGCTCCTCCCTGTACAGTTGCAAATGGGAAGATTCTACTTTACAAGGAACAAAGTAAAGACTCTTCTTCTCCCTCTCACCTGGCCTTCAACTTCCTCACACAAGGGGAGAATGAGACTGAATTTAACTGCTCCATCTTTGACGCTGGCAAGAATATGTACTGCTTCAATTTCACTCTGGTCTACAGTCAGGCTCCCAGTTTAGCACACACCTGTGTGATTGTGCAAAGACATACAAGTGAGTCTGCTTTGATCTGGGgtcaatttattttgtttgtacaGCACTATGGTCAACTGCAGTTGTGTTTGTTACATAGCGAatacataaaattaattaaaaatgaaggtggcacagtgggtagcatgattgcctcacagcaagaaggtcactggtttgagccccggctgggtcagttggcgttactgtgtggagtttgcatgttctccccgtgtttacgttgggtttcctccaggtgctccagtttcccccacagtccaaagacatgcgttataggtgaattgaataaactaaattggccgtagtgtacagtagtcaatatttgaagttgatcaaatttttttttatcaaagttgtcctaaaactattcagcAACACTCGTCTTGGggcaattttaaaaaatgtttttgattcacttcaattgttgactactgtatttgtgcgaatgtaagagtgtatgggtgttttccggtgttaggttgcagctagaagggcatttgctacataaaacatatgctggataagttggcggttcattccgctatggtgacccctgactaaataaagggactaagccgaaaacaaaaagaatgaatgaatgaactaaaaatgctaatttattctaGAATTAGCATCACTGATCCATTTTGTGATAATTTGTCTAATTAATGATACATGTTAAGCAAGTTTCTCTTTTACCACTTATGGATAGTGATTTGAACCCCTATCACTGATTTGAATCCCTAAACCAAGATGTCCAATCCCACTCCTTATGACTCAATTTACAGTTAAGTTTAAGTACAATCCTAAGTACAATTAAGTAAACATACCTGAAATAAATAATCAAGGTCTTAAGGATTACTTGAAATGTCTTAGCTGGTTTGTTGGAGCTACACTCCACTTGAAGGTAGAGGAAGGTTGGACaccctagaccaggggtgtccaaactcggtcttgTAGGGTCGATGTCCTGCAAAGTTTGGTTCCaatcccaatcaaacacaccttggctagctaatcaagctcttgctaCGCTTTCTAGAAATATCCttgcagctgtgttgaggcaagttggagctaaaatctgcaagacactggtcctccaggaccgagtttggacacccctgccctagaccTTAAAAACTAAACCTTAATCCTAAGCTTTTCATTTACGGTGtccatttttcatatttctttttacttatgttgtttttaatatcTGCTCATTTGTTTGTTATGATACCATATTATTTCTTTGAAGAAATGTGGGGACCGTGGCAGGCATGGAGTGGTTGTAGTGTGACTTGTGGGGAAGGTGTGCGAGAGCGTGTCCGTGAATGTCTGCTGCCCTCTAGTGGTGGGATACAATGCACTGGCATGGTTAGGGAGCAGTCACACTGTTCACTAGAAGACTGCTCTGGTAATCATTTTagttattctactttttatatattttttgaaaacaaGTCATTTCAGAATAAACTCCAATCTGTTTTTTCTTTATTCAGAGGAGATTCCCCCTCCACCAGTCAGCCCTCCACCAGCTGTGAGCACACCCCTGACTAGTAATCTAGTGGTAGTGTCTGGGATCGCTCTTTGCCTGGCTGTGATCCTGGCCACCATTTTCATTACAGTGTGGAGAAAACTGTGTCGTGCGCCAAAGTGCAGCTCTATGCGCCGTGGATCTCTACACTCTCCTAGTGGCCGAAAGAACTCTGATGAAGCCTCTATCTGTGGTCACAGCATGCAGAGGCCCAGTTTCTCAGAAAGTCTCCAGGCAGCTCCCCTACAGAAGGGATTTACCTTACCTGCTAAGCAGGGACCTTCAAACCGAGGTGTATTGGCTCATCAACAGAGCATGTCCCTTCCTCTTCCCCATCCACAAGACCCAGAGAGGATGTCTCCTTCTGGCCAAAAGATCATTCCACCCCTTTTTGGTTACCGCTTAGCTCAACAGCAGCTCAAGGAAATGAAGAAGAAAGGCTTAAAAGAGACAACTCAAGTCTACCATGTGTCCCAAAGTCCAGTGGATGACACCATGCTAGAGGCAACGGCTTCAACCCCAGCTGGTCTAACTCCTGTGCCCCAAGAATTTGACAGTCAAGAGGAGTCGAGCAGTAGCCACTTCCGCATAAGGTCTCCCTTTCCAGAACCCACATGGCCTTCCAAAAACAGTGCCTTGTCAGATAGACAAAAGGTGGACATGTTGCTTAATCCCCCGAAGTCTGCATTTAGTGCCAGCTCACGTCGTCTTGAGCGTACGGCAGACTGGGTGGAGATGGTAGAGCGCAGTCGAGTACCCTACTCCAAGAATACCAATTTCAGGAGAACTTCAAGCTTCAATGAGACCAACCAGCAGCCGTTTCTTCCATCCCGGCCATACAGAGAAAGAAGTATGACCCAGGTGACTCCTCGGCAACTACCTGAGGGAAGCTGTAGAAGCAGACCCTGGGAACATACGCTTCCTGAACTTGAGGTCTGGTCTTGTTCCAGTCCTAGGATGACTGAAAGCTCAGTGGACAAAAGAAGAAGACCATGGGTTGACACTCCCCCGTCACAGTCAAATTCAAAAGATTCAGCTCCAGTGACACCAATAAAAGAGCCCCTAGTGGATCGTCATCACGGGGCTCGGAGTCCATCATCTGCACTGGACCGTGCTGAAAGAGCAGAGCAGAACTGGAGCAGAAGAGGCCCCTCACCCATCCAGAGGAACATACTAGCCAGGAAGCTACGAGAGGCGAATTCTTCTACCGGCCAAAGGCAACGCAGTTCCACATTTTCTACCTCAGAGCAGCGTAGGGGACGCTGTCGCAGCCTTCCTCTCTCCGCAGACTACAGCAACTCTCCGTATAGTCTCACAGAGTCAGAACAGCGCATGATGGACATTTCTGGATACTTGGGTGAAGATGATGGTGTAGAGGTTCTAACTATTCATAAGCTTACCTGACAAAACCTGTGTTTCTACTAGTTTCCACACTTTAAAATGAAAGTCTTAATGGAATAAAGCCCTTGTTTTTGGTTGCAGACAGGTGTTTCGATCAGATTTGGAAGATTTTTGTATAATGTTTTCATGACTTTAAATGAATGATccattatatttctatttatgaAGGCTTGACttgatttaaaaaggcattttgATCTCATGTACATTGTATATATTTTGGACACATTTTGATTTGATTGTACACTGGAAAATGTGAATTCTCAGGTTTTTTTCATAACAAaccaaaatatacatatatacaatgtTTCCTTTTCcctgaatgtttattttatactACTAAAACAGTAATACACAATCTCAGTCAAGACTTTTCGTatgtaaaaatgctgttttaatgtAATATGCATATTGTATGCTACAAGTCCCATTATATGGCTGCATGCAAAGTgatattatttatgattattttaaaaataagtaggtGGATTCATCAAATCTATCAAGATTACTTTCTTTCTTTGTCCCTGCATGATTCTTTCTAGGCTCGGAAGTCATGTGGTTGAAATGTTCATTAACCACAGTAAATCTTATAATTAACACACAGTATAATTTACAAATGTGTATAACAAGATGCTCAGCAGCCTCGCTATTCAGTGGGTCCTCCTCCACTACCCACGCTGTCCATGTGGGAGCTAGGCCGGACCTTCATGGCTGTGTGTCTGAGGGAGTACCACAGTCCTTTCCAGGTGCTCCAAACAACACCATTGTCATATTTGGCCTTGTACTCTCCACCTCTATAAAATCTTCCATTAAGATTGGCAGCATGACACCTGTAAGTAAGAAATTGGCATCTTAAAGTATCACATATTTTTGGACAACAAGGAAAAAGTCCCTTAGAGATAAACCATTTAACCATAAAACCAACGATTgcaatttttgaatccattcagctgatcatTGGGTctagtgggagcacttttagcttagcataatttaCTTATCTAATTTTGGAAGGACAAATTGTTCTAACTAATCAACTACTAGCATTTATATAATTGCAAATCTCAATTATCGAAATTTATATTGAATTGGAACAGAAGTATTGGCATAGTATTGAATCAGCAGATTAGAACCATATATCAATGCCAGCCTTACGTGGTATGGCAACAAAGTTCCTTGAATATTACGTCAGAAGTTGCTAGCCATAAAGGCCTTAAGAATAGCAACTTTTCCATCTGTCTTAGTACATGATTTGACTAAAGAAGAGTCCAGCTTTATATAGG
Protein-coding regions in this window:
- the LOC130235898 gene encoding thrombospondin type-1 domain-containing protein 1, whose amino-acid sequence is MTQGFPTATSFVLLFLMGFAMAGIQLWPSMHIALSNASVFVDYSTENNLTDHRLTVELIDVDRNVTVLTRMLPFNQSEGSMEFDCSCFLYAGNFRFRLEQKHVLGVSNRSAIWWWSPILHVHWPTFHLVVERGSNNQSSTDFRISVYTNDHFHPCSSSKASTLYLDVSYLEQVQVGRTTFEKVQNRIRHNIKVVRSQHLEMPCASPLTERGYIQISIKSPHTQQDIKSSGPLYLSSIFSYKLVVDNSYKRGCEGAVSVRRIAPPCTVANGKILLYKEQSKDSSSPSHLAFNFLTQGENETEFNCSIFDAGKNMYCFNFTLVYSQAPSLAHTCVIVQRHTKMWGPWQAWSGCSVTCGEGVRERVRECLLPSSGGIQCTGMVREQSHCSLEDCSEEIPPPPVSPPPAVSTPLTSNLVVVSGIALCLAVILATIFITVWRKLCRAPKCSSMRRGSLHSPSGRKNSDEASICGHSMQRPSFSESLQAAPLQKGFTLPAKQGPSNRGVLAHQQSMSLPLPHPQDPERMSPSGQKIIPPLFGYRLAQQQLKEMKKKGLKETTQVYHVSQSPVDDTMLEATASTPAGLTPVPQEFDSQEESSSSHFRIRSPFPEPTWPSKNSALSDRQKVDMLLNPPKSAFSASSRRLERTADWVEMVERSRVPYSKNTNFRRTSSFNETNQQPFLPSRPYRERSMTQVTPRQLPEGSCRSRPWEHTLPELEVWSCSSPRMTESSVDKRRRPWVDTPPSQSNSKDSAPVTPIKEPLVDRHHGARSPSSALDRAERAEQNWSRRGPSPIQRNILARKLREANSSTGQRQRSSTFSTSEQRRGRCRSLPLSADYSNSPYSLTESEQRMMDISGYLGEDDGVEVLTIHKLT